The genomic stretch CAGATCCCCGAGCGCCGTCGACAGCAGCCGTACGGCGCCGGCCGCGCCCGCCGGAGCCTCGGCGAGCGTGTCGACGGCCAGCGCGAACAGGGCGTCGCCCGCGAGGACGGCCGGGCCGGTGCCGTAGGCCCGCCACACCGTGGGGCGGCCACGGCGGGACGTGTCCCCGTCCATGATGTCGTCGTGCAACAGGGAGAAGGCGTGCACGAGTTCCACGGCGACGGCGGCTCTCGGTCCGGCGTGCGCGGGGCCGCCCACCGCCTCGGCGCCGAGCACGGCCAGCGCCTGTCGTACGCCCTTGCCGCCGGAGGAGGTGGCCGGGGCGCCGCCCACCTCGCACCAGCCGAAGGTGTACGCGGCCATCTCCCGCACCCAGGGATGCAGCCCTGCCACGGCCCGTTCCAGCTCCGGGCGGACCAACTCACGGCAGCGGTCCAGCACTTGGACCGCGGTCAGCGGCGCTGTCGAGGGGGCCGCCGTCACCGTACGACCTCCGTGTCGAGCTCCTGCTGGGCCCGGGCCACCATCTCCCGGGCGTGCCGCAGGCCGATGCGGTCCAGGGTGCGGGCCAGCTCCGTCAGTTCGGCCGCCGTCTCGGCGCGGTCCCGGCCAAGGCGGGCCCGGGACTTGGCCAGGCCCAGCCGGGACAGCGCCTCGCCGCGCGGCTCGCTCATGGCGCGGAACTCGGCGAGCGCCTGCTCGTACAGGTCCCGTGCCTCGGCGTAACGTCCCGCGCGGTAGAGGACGTTGCCGCGCATCTTGTGGTTGTAGGCGAGTGCGCTGGAGAGCTTCATCGTGCGGCAGGTCTGCTCCGCCTGGGACAGCAGTTCCAGGGCGCGCTCGGTGTCGCCGTCGCGTACCGAGACGATGTCGGCGAGTCCGCGCAGCGCCCAGGCGTGCCCGCGCCGGTCCTCGGCGCGCGCGGCGATCTCGGCCGCCTCCTCGAACAGCGCGAACGCGGTGTCGTAGGAGCCGGTGTTGCGGTGGATCTGGGCGATGCCCTCCAGGGCCCACACCGTGTGCCGCGCCTCGCCGCGCCGCCTGGCCTCGGCCAGCAGTTGCTCGTGCAGCCGGGCGACCGCCTCGTAGTCGCCCTGGATGCGGCCGGTCTCGGCGAGTCCGGCGAGCGAGTAGCCGCGGACGACGACGTCCCCGCCGCGCTCACCGAGGTCGGCGGCGAGCTGGAGGAGGCGCCGGGCCAGCGGGAACTCACCGCGCTGGCGGGCCAGGGTGCCGCCGCTCCACAGCGCCCATGCCATCGCCCCGGTGTCCCCGGCCGCGCGGGCCGCGCGGAAGCTCGCCTTCCATGCCCGGTCCGCCTCTCCGATCTGCCCGAGCCGCCGGTGCGCCTCGGCGACGGCGAGGCCGGAGCGCGCCGCCTCGCCGTGTCGTCCGGTCCGCTCCGCGGCCC from Streptomyces davaonensis JCM 4913 encodes the following:
- a CDS encoding tetratricopeptide repeat protein, encoding MYGKAFAPEYQGALTTLSVNSSLTDVLVAGTEELRAAERTGRHGEAARSGLAVAEAHRRLGQIGEADRAWKASFRAARAAGDTGAMAWALWSGGTLARQRGEFPLARRLLQLAADLGERGGDVVVRGYSLAGLAETGRIQGDYEAVARLHEQLLAEARRRGEARHTVWALEGIAQIHRNTGSYDTAFALFEEAAEIAARAEDRRGHAWALRGLADIVSVRDGDTERALELLSQAEQTCRTMKLSSALAYNHKMRGNVLYRAGRYAEARDLYEQALAEFRAMSEPRGEALSRLGLAKSRARLGRDRAETAAELTELARTLDRIGLRHAREMVARAQQELDTEVVR